The Sagittula stellata E-37 sequence GCGCGCAGGCCGCCACCACGTTTTCCCAGCTCGTGATGCCGCCCCGCGCCCTCGGGATCACGTGATCGAATGTCAGTTCCGCCTTGGTCCCACAGTACTGGCAGCGGAATTCGTCCCTCAGAAAAAGATTGAAGCGCGTGAAGGCCACGCGCTTCTGAGGTTTCACAAAATCTTTCAGAACGACCACACTGGGTATCCTGATGCTCATACTCGGGCTTCGGACGACCTCGTCGTATTCCGCCACGATATCCACCCGGTCGAGAAACTTGGCCTTCACCGCCTCCTGCCACGTCCAGAGGCTGAGTGGATAGTAGGACAACGGCCTGTAGTCCGCATTCAGCACAAGCGCCGGATGGTGCCTCAGGGCGCCCGGCTCCCGCACGAAAGTGGTTCTGAAATCTCCGTCCATTGCGGGACTCGTCCTCCGCTCCGTCTGCTCTTTCTCAAGCACCGGAGCGGGACGACCCGCCCCAGCTAGGTGCCACTATATCTCGCGGCAACCTTCTGGCAAGCCTTACAAGATGGTGTGGTCCTGCAGAGCAGTAGCCCCCGAATGTAATGCCTGTGTGACAGGCAGGTGGGCCACAGGGCACCGGAGTCCAGCCGTGGCGCGGCTCTGTGGACGGATCGGGACCCGACGCGCAAAGGCGGCCATGTGTACAAAACCGGACCCGCGGCGGCCCTGCGCCTCCGCATCCAGCCATTCAACAGTTCAACCGTCGAAGGTATGGCCCGCCGCACCAGCGCAAGATCGGCCGGTCAGCCGCCGCGCCAACGGCCTCAGAAACCGCATTTGTCGCGGATAAACGCCAGTGCGACCGACAGCCCGTCGGGGGCGATCCCATGGGCCGTGCCCTTCATGATATGGGCATAGACCTCCTCGAAGCCCGCGCCCTGCAACGCCTCTGCCGCAGCGGGAAGCGAGTCCACGGGCACCACGTCGTCCATGTCGCCATGCAACAGCAGGATCGGCGGCATGGACTGCACCTCGTCCGCCAGAAGCTCCGGCTGCAACAGACGACCCGAGAAGCCCACGATCCCCGCGACGGCATCCTCCCGGCGCGGCCCCACGTGCAGGCTCATCATCGTGCCCTGGCTGAACCCGAAAAGGCAGACCTGTTCGGGCAACAGATCCTCATCCACCATCAGCGCGTCGAGAAAGGCGTTCAGGTCGTCGACCGCCCGCATCATTCCGGCGGCGGCTTCCTCTTCGGACGAGCCGTCGATCCACGGAATCGGAAACCACTGAAAGCCGAACGGGGCGCCCGCGCAGGCCTCCGGCGCATCCGGCGCCACGAACAGCGTGTCCGGCAGATGTTCGCCCAGCGGATCTGCCAGCCCCAGAAGGTCTGCGCCGTTCGCGCCGTAGCCGTGCAGGAAGACCACGCCGGACCGTGTGTCCCCGGATACCGGCGCGCGGCGCCCCGCCTTAAGAACCCGTGTCATCGCAAAACTCTCCCTGATTCCTTTGTCATTCCGGCGCGCAGGTCATCCTGGCGCCGCCCTCGAACCCGTCGGCCCATCGCTCGGCATAGGCATATTCACCGCCGTCCAGCGCGACCAGCACGAAGTCGTAGAAATCCGTGACCTCGCCCGCCGCATCGCGGATCTCGTGGCGGCAGCCCGGGTCGAGATAGTCCGTGCATGTGCCCGCGTCGTCCGTCACCGCGCCATCCGCCACATGGGTCGACATGATGCGATATCCCGCCGCGTCGAGCGTCAGCCGCAGATCGTACGTCTCGGTGGAGCCGTCCGCGTTGGGGAAATCCATTCTCCCCGTACAGACCATGGGCGAAAAGAAGGCCGCCGCGCAGGCCCCGGCCCAGATGACCGCGACCGCCGCGCCGACACCCGTCCAGATGCCGCTCACGCAATGCCCTCTCGCTGTTTGCACACGTGGTAGTAGGCCCAGAGCGCACGCGCCGCAACCGACCGCCAGGGCGACCAGGCCTCTGCCATCCGGCGCAGCGCGCGCTCCGTCGGGCGTTCGTCGAGATCGAACAGCAGCCGTGCGCCCTCCTGCAAGGCCAGGTCGCCGGGGGCAAAGACGTCCGCCCGGCCGAGGCTGAACATCGCATAGATCTCGGCCGTCCAGACACCGATCCCCTTCACCGCCACGAGGGTCTTTACCACCTCGTCGGTGGGCATGTCGCGCAGGCCGTCGAAGTCGATCCCGGCAGAGGCCAGCGCCTGCGCATAGGCCACCTTCTGCCGCGACAGCCCCAGCGCCTTCAGGTCGTCGTCCGAGGCCCCTTGCACCGCCGCGGCAGAGGTCATCCCCGCCGCCTCCAGCCGCGCCCAGATTGCGCGGGCCGAGGCGACGCTGACCTGCTGGCTGACGATGGCGCTCAGAAGCTGGGCGAAACCGTCGGGCCTGCGCCGCAGCGGCAGCGGGCCGGTCAGTTCCAGGGCCCCGGCAAAGCGCGGCTCGCAGGCGGCCAGCCAGTCCGCCCCTTCCGCCACGCAGGCGTCGCCCATTATGATCCGCCCGACACCGTCGTTCATCGCCGTCTCCCTTTCCCGGCACCCTGCCGTCCACAGCGCCGGGACGCAATGCCCGGGCGCGCATCACAGCCGCGACCCGCTTCCTGCGCAATCCGGAGCACCGACCCCGGCGCCGCCCGCACAGGTCGTTCACTGGGACACATTCGCCTCTTGCGATACCTCGCGGCTCGGCCTACGACTTCGCGCATGACCACCCAGACCACGGCCCAGCCCACCGACACCCGCGCCCGCCGCAACGTCACCGTCCTCGTGCTCGCGCAGGCGTTTCTCGGGGCGCAGATGCCGATGATCTTCACCATCGGCGGACTGGCGGGGCAAAGCCTCGCCCCCAACCCCTGCTATGCCACGCTGCCGATCTCGCTGATCGTGCTCGGATCGATGCTGGCGGCCACGCCGGTCTCGGCGATCATGCAGAAATACGGGCGCCGCGCGGGCTTCTTCCTCGGCGCGGGCGCCGGTGCGGTTGGCGGGGCGATCGGTGCTTACGGGCTCCTGACTGCCTCCTTCACGATCTTCCTGCTGGGCAGCCTCGTAACCGGCATCTACATGTCCGCCCAGGGTTTCTACCGTTTCGCCGCCGCCGACACTGCCTCCGAAGACTTCCGCCCCAAGGCGATCTCCTACGTCATGGCCGGCGGCCTCGCCTCTGCCGTGATCGGCCCGCAACTGGTGAAGTTCACCGCTGACAGTTACGTCATCCCCTTCCTCGGTACCTACGCCGGGGTGATCGCGATCAACCTGATCGGCGCCTGCCTGTTCTTCTTCCTCGACATCCCCAAGCCGCCTGTCCCCGCCGAGGACGCACCGAAGGGACGCACCCGCTGGCAGCTCCTGACCACCCCCCGTATCGGCGTGGCGGTGATCTGCGCGGCGGTCTCCTACGCGCTGATGAACCTGGTGATGACCTCGACGCCGCTGGCCGTGGTCGGCTGCGGGTACGAGACCGGAGACGCCGCCAACGTCGTCACCGCACACGTCCTGGCCATGTTCGCGCCCAGCTTCTTCACCGGCCACCTCATCGCCCGCTTCGGCGTGGAACGGATCATGGCCACCGGCCTCGTCATCCTGGCGGGCGCCGGCGCCGTGGGTCTTTCGGGCGTCAACCTCGAACAGTTCTTCGTGGCACTGGTGCTGCTGGGCATCGGCTGGAACTTCGGCTTCATCGGCGCGACCAGCATGCTGTCGGGCGCCCACGAAGCGCATGAACGCGGCCGCATGCAGGGCCTCAACGACCTGATCGTCTTCGGCGCCGTCACCTTCGCCTCGCTGTCCTCGGGCGGCCTGATGAACTGCTCGGGCGGCTCGCCGGTGCAGGGCTGGATGTCGGTGAACCTCGCCATGGCACCGTTTCTCGTGCTGGCCGGCGGCGCGCTGATCTGGCTCTGGCTGCGCCCGAAGGAAGAGCAGCCCGCCTGACATGCGGTTTCGGCCAACCTCGCAAATCGCTGCGGCCAGCGCCGATGCTCGCACTGACGCCTGCTCCGTGTGCGCGGCAAACCCTGTGCGCGGCAAATCATTGCCCCGCCAGGTCGCGTGACGCCCGCAACGCCCCCCCTGGCAAGCCGAAACCGGTGCGCGACCACGCAACCGCAATGACGGTCCCGCGCCACGCCCGCCACCTGTCCCGATAGGGAAACCGCCTTCTCCCGCCAACGCTCTCGAAGCGGTCCACGACCCCTTGCCCGGAAAACGGGCGCTCACTGCCGGCGCCCTTACACCCAAACGCCAGCCACCGACCCAGCAACAGCGCCGGGTTCGGCCCTGTCCCTGCGATCGCGAGGGACAAGAACGGCCAGACCGACGGCCCCCGCTTTCCCCACACATGCCGTCTAGACAGCCTGAAGTGCGCCGATTGCGTGTTCCCGGTGCCGGAAAGGCTCCTGAACGTACCCATCACGGACGCACGGCAAGACGCCCTCCCTTCCGGCCCCCCTTCATCTTTGCCAAAATACCTCCGGGGGTCCGGGGGGCGGCGCCCCCCGGCGGGTCGCTGCCGCAAGGCAGCGAAACCCGGTCTCAGATGCGCCCGGTCAGCCCGGCCCGCAACCGCGTCCAACGCACCTTGGCCTCCGAGGGCAGAAGCGTGCCATCCTTGACCCGCCCCGGATCCGCAACGGCGCGGCGCAGCATGGGCTCCGCCAGCACACCGGCCATCAGCGCCGCGCGGGCGGCGCGCGGCACCGCCCCTTGCGCCGCCCGAGCCTCCGCCACCAGGTCCAGCCCATGTGCCGCAAGCGCGCGCACCGCCTCGGGGCGCCCGTCCGCCAGCGGCAACTTGCCCCGCGCCTCCAGCACCGGCACCGCGCGCAGGTAAGCCGCGAGACCGGAAGCCTTTCCCAGTGCCCGAGCCGCGCGTCCGTCCCGGTCCCCAAGACAACGGGCCGCGACAAACATCAGCCCGCCGCCCGTGGCCTCCAGGTAGGACCACAGGGCGTGCGGCTCATCGAACGGGGCCTTCTCGATATCCGCGCGCCGTGCTTCCACCAGCGCGTCCAGCACCGCCGCCCCTTCGGCGTCCAGCACCTCCGCCAGCGGCGAGACCACCTCGTGCCGCCGGACCGCGCCGCCGCCGCCGATCTCGTCCAGCGCGTCGCGCCACCATTGCAGGCGCATCTCGGCGATCATCGGCTCTGCCGTCACCCAGGGCGCGCGCGCCACCTCGACATTGAAGGCGTACAGCGGAAAGAGCACGCGCCGCGCCGCGACCGGCGCCGCCATGGCACCCGCGAAACGCTCCGGGTCGCCGCGCTCGACGATCTCCGCGCAGGCATGCAGATCGGACCCCGGCGCGATCATGTCAGCCGCGCCACGCACAACAGATACCCGGTCTCGCCCTTGACCCGCCGCCATGTCGCGGCCTCCGCCGCGCAGAGGTCCAGCATCTCCGACAGCCGGGCGTCGGCCCCCGGACGCAATGCAGAGATCCGCGCTTCCATGGGGCGGTAATAGGCCTCCCATCCGGCGTCCGGCACCTTGCGCGTGCCCAGCACCTCGAACCCGGCCGCACCGGCCGCCGCCGCGATACCTTCGGCCGAACGCGCCGGATAGCCCTCCCAGAAGGCCCGGGCCTCCGCGCCCGGCGCCTCGGTGAAAAAACAGGGCTCCGAAAACGCCAGCACCCCGCGGGGCTTCAGCGCCCGGGCCATTGCCGCCAGCCCGTCCTGAAGCCCGAGGAAATAGAGCGCGCCCGCACACCAGATCATGTCGAACGGTCCCGGCAGCGCGCCAAGGTCGCCCTCCATGACGGACACCCGCGGATCGCCCGCAAACCGCGCGTCCGCCTCCGCGACGAAGCTGGCCATCCGGTCCACCGCCACCACCCGTGCACCCGGCGCGGCGGCCAGCAGGGCGTCGATGTCGCCGCCCGGGCCGCAGCCCGCATCGCAGATCGAGGCGTCTTCCGGCAGACCGGCCAGCGCGCAGGCCCAGGCCACATCGTCCGGCGCGCCCGGCCCTTCGCGCGGCAGCCCGCGGTGTACGGCAAAGAACGTTTCCCAATCCATCAGGCCGCGCCCGCCCGCACCAGCTTCCAGCGCACCGCGTCCAGAAGCGCCTCGAACGATGCGTCGACGATGTTGGCCGACACACCCACCGTCGCCCACCGCCGGCCCGAGGAATCCTCGCTGTCGATGATGACCCGCGTCACCGCCTCCGTGCCGCCCTGCGTGATGCGTACCTTGAAGTCCACCAGCCGCATGTCGTCGATGTACGCTTGGTAGGACCCGAGGTCCTTCGCCAGCGCCTTCGACAGGGCGTTCACCGGGCCGCGGTCGTTGCCTTCCTCGTCCATGGACTCCGAGACCGACAGCTTCTTTTCACCGTCGACCTTCACCACCACGACCGCCTCCGACAGCGACACCATGCGGTTGTACTTGTTCTTCCGCCGCTCGACCGTCACGCGGTAGCGCTTCACCTCGAAGAACTCCGGCAGCAGCCCCAGCTCTTCCCGCGCCAGCAATTCGAACGATGCCTGCGCGGTGTCGTAGGAATAACCCTCCGCTTCCCGCGTCTTCACCAGTTCGAGAATGCGCGCCAGCGCCGGATCGCCCGGCGCGACCTCAAGCCCCGCTTCCGCCAGCCTGCGCCGCAGGTTCGACTGCCCGGCCTGGTTCGACATCGGCACCACCCGCCGGTTGCCCACCAGCGCGGGGTCGATATGCTCGTAGGTCGTGGGGTCCTTGAGGATCGCACTGGCATGCAGCCCCGCCTTGTGCGCAAAGGCCGAAGCGCCCACATAGGCCACCTGCTTCAGCGGCACCCGGTTCAGCACGTCGTCCAGCATCCGGCTCACCCGCGTCAGCCCTTCCAGCGCCTCGTGGCTGACGCCCGTCTCGTAGCGGCTGGCGTAAGGCTCCTTCAGCAGAAGCGTCGGGATCAGCGCCGTCAGATTGGCATTGCCGCAACGCTCGCCCAGCCCGTTCAACGTGCCCTGGATTTGCCGCGCGCCCGCCTCGACCGCCGCCAGCGACCCGGACACCGCGGTTTCGGTGTCGTTGTGGGTGTGGATCCCGACCCTGTCGCCTGGCACGCCCGCCGCGATCACCCCGCCGACGATCCGCCCGATCTCCGTCGGCAGCGTGCCACCGTTGGTGTCGCACAGCACGACCCAACGCGCCCCGGCATCCAACGCCGCCCGAAGGCAGGACAGCGCATACGACGGGTTGGCCTTGTAGCCGTCAAAGAAATGCTCCGCGTCGAACAGCGCTTCCCGCCCCGAGGCCACCAGATGCGCGACCGAGGCGGCGATGTTCCCGACGTTCTCCTCCAGCGTGATCCCCAGCGCCGTCGTGACGTGGAAGTCATGCGTCTTGCCCACGAGACAGACCGCCGGAGTGCCCGCGTTCATCACCGCCGCCAGCACATCGTCGTTCTCCGCCGACCGTCCGGCCCGCTTGGTCATCCCGAAGGCGGTCAGCACCGCCCGCGTCTGGCCCACCTCCTCGAAAAAGGCGGAATCCGTCGGGTTCGCCCCGGGCCAGCCGCCCTCGATATGATCCACCCCCAGCGCATCCAGCGCGGCGGCGATCTTCAGCTTCTCGGCGGTGGAGAACTGCACCCCCTGCGTCTGCTGCCCGTCGCGCAGCGTGGTGTCGTAGAGATAAAGCCGCTCGCGTGCCATCACCGCGCCCCCCGTTTCCGACAGGGTCGACCCTGCGCTTCTTTGCTTTCCAAATACCTCCGGGGTCTGGGGCAGAGCCCCAGTCCGTGCTCACAGTCAGCGCCACGCATCAGACCTGCTCCAGCTTGGCCGGATCGAAATCCGGACCCGGCACCAGCTCGACGCCCGCCTTGGACATGCGCACCTCGACGCCAGCGTTGAGCAGGGCGGACTTGAATCTGTCCAGTTCGCGGAAACACTCTTTCTTGTCGGCCCCTGGTTCTTGGACTTTCGCGAGAGCTTCGGCTCTAAGGTTTACAAGCTTTGAGGAAAAATCCGATAAATCGAAAAACACCTGATCCTCGAACCAATCGGCTAGTTCATCTTGCAACAAGCCCAACAGGTTTGCAGAAGACTTCAGCCGTTTTGCAAGTTCGGCACTGTTTTCCGATGACTCAGGAACGTTTAAATCACCGGAAGATCTCTGTTTCTCGGACACCAGAGCTGATTTCAAATAGTCCGCAATGCTTCCAAGTTTGTCCAACGCCGGCTTGGTATTCAAGTCTTCGGCGAGATCGGAAACCACGCCCAAATCGGCAGCAGTCGAATCGACACCTTCTACTCCTGCCTCTTTCAAGAGCGCACGCCAGTATGCGAGTTTCCTTTTGGCCTCCCGCGCCTTCTCAGCGGTCCAGTCCATCGGCTTGCGGTAGTGCGTCGACAACATGACAAAACGGATCACCTCTCCAGGCACGCCCTGGTCCAGCAGATCCCGCACGGTAAAGAAGTTGCCCAGCGACTTGGACATCTTCCTGCCCTCGACCTGCAGCATCTCGTTGTGCATCCAGACCTTCGCGAAGTCGCCCTCCGGGTGTGCGCAGCAGGACTGGGCGATCTCGTTTTCGTGGTGCGGGAACATCAGGTCGTTGCCACCGCCGTGGATGTCGAAACTGGAACCGAACAGCTCGTAGGACATGGCGGAGCATTCGATGTGCCAGCCCGGGCGCCCCCGGCCCCAGGGGCTGTCCCAGCCCGGCAGTTCGTCCGAGGACGGCTTCCACAGCACGAAGTCCATCGGATCTTCCTTGTAGGGCGCGACCTCGACCCGGGCGCCCGCCATCATGTCGTCGACCGACCGCCCCGACAGCTTGCCGTAGGCCTCATAGGACCGCACCCGGAACAGCACGTGCCCCTCGGCGGCATAGGCGTGGCCGCTTTCGATCAGCCCTTCGATCATCGCGACCATCGGCGCGATGTACTCCGTCGCGCGCGGCATCCGGTCGGGCTCCAGCGCGCCGAGTTCGCCCATGTCCTTCAGGTACCACGAGATCGTCTCTTCGGTGCGCTCGCGGATCAGATCCTCCAGCGTGCCATCCGCCCCCGCCTCCTTGCGCGCCAGCGCCGTCGCGTTGATCTTGTCGTCGACGTCGGTGAAGTTACGCACGTAGGTCACGTGATCTGCACCGTAGACGTGGCGCAGCAGCCGGTAGAGTACGTCGAACACCAGCACGGGCCGTGCGTTGCCCAGATGCGCCCGGTCGTAGACCGTCGGCCCGCACACGTACATCCGCACGTTTTCCGGGTCGATGGGGACAAACACTTCCTTCGCCCGGTTGCGGGTGTTCGTCAGCCTGATCTCCAGACGGTCGGGATTCGGGTCGGCCATATTGCGTGGTCCTCGGCGATTGCTCGCGGCGGGATTAGCAACTTCAACTCTGAGAGGGAATAGAAGACCGGCCCGCCGACGATGTCAGCGGATAATGCAAGCGATGATGATTGCGCTACGGGTGGTCATGCGCGCTCTGTATCAGCCGGCGCGCCGTCTGCCAAGCGAATCCTGCCAGCCCCTCACACCTTGCGGATCACCGAGAACGCATCGCCGTTGTTGCTGGGATCCTTCCACATCATCCCGTCCAACCCCTGAAAGGTCACGTGGCGCCTCTGGATCGCGTCCAGCCCGGACCATTGCTCGACGACATAGATGCCCGTCGCATCCTGGCCGTCGTAAAAGGCACCATGGTTGCCGTGCGCCTTGTTCGGATACTTGCCGTACTCGAAGGTGGCGATGGCCGTGCCCCGCGCAATCAGCGCATCGTTGCCGCGCACCCGCAGACCCTGCCGCCAACCGGACGTCAGGCCGACGTGGGTGTAATACTGCAGCAGCGTCACGCATTGATGGGTCGAGACAAGCGGCTGCCCCTCAAGATCGCGCACCTTGCTTTTCACGTACGGCCCCTTCAGCGACAGCGCGTCCGCGAGGTAGTTCATGATCTTGTTGCGCGACGTGACCGAAAGCGACTTCGACCAGGACACCAGGTGGCACAGCGTGGCGTATTCGGCGTCCGAGACCTGCGCATCCAGTTTGGTGACGCCGATGATCCCGTCGGCTTCGTGATCGGTGATCCTGCGGTCGTTCTGGATGGCAAGGAGAATGACGCGCTTCAGAGCGCCATCCTGGGCCGGAGGGGGAGGAGGAGGCATGGCAATGACCTTTTCGTTGAATATGCGACTTCGTTGAAAATTTGACGTTCAATACGTCGATCATCCGCCAATGCCTGCCATCCGTCAATATGCAACCGATAGCTGCATATCGCCGTGACGTTGCCCTTCAGGCGTAAGACACCATCTCGTACTCCACCCCGTCCGGCCCATCGAAATAGAAGCGGCGTCCGGGTTCGTAGTCGGCATGGTTGTGCGGGTTGAAGCCCATCTCGCGGACCTTCGCCTCGGTCGCGTCGAGGTCGTCCACCACCAGCCCGATGTGGTTCATTGACCCGGCGCGGGTGTAGTTGTCGTCATGCGGCGCGTCGATGCGCTTCGGGCTGTAGAGCGCAAGATAGGTTTCGTCGTCGCCCACGTGGATCGACGTCCCGTCGTGGATCGCCGGCCCCTTCCAGCGCACCCGCCAGCCCAGCAGGTCCCCCAGCAGCGCCGCCGTCGCCTCTGCATCGCTAACCGTCACGTTCACATGTTCAAGCCGTGCCATTGCGGCTTCCTTTCATTCGATTTCAACGACCTACATCTTAGTTCTTCAAGTACACTTGAATGCAAGAACGAAATAACGCATGATTTCCACACGATGAAGAGAGACGGCCTGACAATCCGCGAGATCGCCGAGCGCACCGGCCTCGCCCCCTCCGCCATTCGCCACTACGAATCGGAGGGGCTGGTCTTTCCAGCGCGCACCGCCTCCGGCCAGCGCCGGTTCCAGCGCGCCGACATCCGGCGGCTGAGCTTCGTGATGATCGCCCAGCAACTGGGCTTTTCCCTGACGGAGATCCGCGCCGACCTCGACCGCCTGCCCCGGGACCGCGCGCCCACGCGCGCAGACTGGACTCGCATCTCGCGCCGCTTTTCCCGTGTTCTGGACGCACGCATCGCCCGGTTGACCGCGCTCAGGAACAACCTCGACGGCTGCATCGGCTGCGGCTGCCTGTCCCTGCAACGCTGCGCGCTCTACAACCCCGAAGACCGCGCCGCCCGCCGCGGCCCGGGCCCGCGCCACGTCATCGACGCCGCGCTGGACGACTGACACGCCGCCTGCCATGCTCCGGCCATGAACCGCGAAACCGTCAACGCCATATGTGCCGCCCTGCCCGGTGCCGAAGTCTCCGACCCCTGGGGCGGCGGCCACGATGCGTGGAAGGTCGGCGACAAGATGTTCGCCAGCATCGGCGCCATGGGGCTCGGCGTCTCGGTCAAGACGCCCTCCATCGAGGACGCGCAGTTTCTGATCGAGATGGACCGCGCGCAGAAGGCCCCCTATTTCCACCGCTCCTGGGTTCTGATCGACTGGGACGCGGTGCCGGAGGACGAGCTGCGCGACCGGATCCGGACGTCCTACGATCTGATCTTCGCGAAACTACCAAAGAAGACGCGCGCCGCGATTTCACCGGGCTGAGGCCCGCACCCCTGCCAGCCGTCGCACAGCCCACACTCCCCGAACCCAATCCAACAACAGGCCCCAATGACCCAGACCTTCCTGCGCATCTCCACCGACATGGAGGCCGAAACCGACGCCCCTTCGCCCGACAAGGTGATTTCCGGGGCGCCCGAATTCACCACATGGAACGTCGAGGAGAAAGACGGTCTCTATTGCGGCACATGGCGGGCCACGCCCGGGAAATGGCGGATCAGTTACGACGAATGGGAATACTGCCGCATCCTCGACGGTCATTCGATCATCACGGAAGAAGGCGGCGACGCAGCGGACGTGCGCGCGGGCGACAGCTTCATCCTGCGCCCGGGCTTCCGCGGAACATGGGAAGTGGTCGAGACGACGACCAAGGAATACGTCATCCGCCTTTGACACCGGAGCGCCTGCGGAGCGGGCCCTGTCGCCGGGCGGGTTGGCGGGCGGGCGCTTTGCGTCAGCAACAGTCCCGACCCGCCAGCAGTCTCAGTTGTCCCGCTGCGCCTCCAGCGCGCGATAGGCCGCCACGTTGCGGTTGTGCTCGTCCAGCGTCTCGGCAAACACATGGCCGTCCGCCGGGTCCAGCGTCTTCGCCACGAAGTAGACGTAGTCGGTCGACGACGGGTTCAGCGCCGCCTCGATCGACAGCCGGCCCGGGTTGGCGATTGGGGTCGGCGGCAGACCGTCGATCACGTAGGTGTTCCACGGCGTGCTCGCACGCAGCTCCGACTGCCGCAGACCGCGCCCCAGGATACCCTTGCCCTCGGTCACGCCATAAATGACGGTCGGGTCGGTCTGCAGGCGGATGCCCTTCTCCAGCCGGTTCACGAAGACCGAGGCCACCAGGCCGCGTTCCTCCGCGTTCCCGGTCTCCTTCTCGATGATCGAGGCAAGGATCAGCGCCTCCTCCGGGCTGTCCAGCGGCAGGCCCTCCTCGCGGTTCGACCAGGCCTCCGCAAGGATCAGCTCCTGCGCCTGGCGCATCCGTTCCACGAGGCTCGCACGGGTGTCGCCAACGCCGATCTCGTAGCTGTCGGGGGCCAGGCTGCCCTCTTCGGGCACCTCGACCTCACCCTCAAGCACGTCGATCTCGCCCAGTTCCTGCACCACCTGCCAGCTCGTCACGCCCTCGGCCAGCGCCACGCGATAGCGCGTGTCGTTCGCCTGACGCACCTCGGTGTATTCCTCGGGCACCTCGTCCTCGGCCGGGTCGAAGCTGGCCTGTGTCTCGTAGCGCCCGGTGGCCGGGTCGATGGCCCGCACCTGCACCGTCGCGCGGTTGATGCCGATGCGATAGACCACTTCCGTCCCGCAGGTCGACGCGCCGCCCCGGGTGATGATATCCGTGATCTCCGACATGGAGGCGCGCTCGGGAACAAGGAAGCTCCCCGCCTTCAGCTCCTGCGTCTTGTCGCCGTATTCGGCGCCAAGGCGGAACATCATCGCGCTTTTCACGGCCCCCTGCTCCGCGAG is a genomic window containing:
- a CDS encoding squalene/phytoene synthase family protein gives rise to the protein MIAPGSDLHACAEIVERGDPERFAGAMAAPVAARRVLFPLYAFNVEVARAPWVTAEPMIAEMRLQWWRDALDEIGGGGAVRRHEVVSPLAEVLDAEGAAVLDALVEARRADIEKAPFDEPHALWSYLEATGGGLMFVAARCLGDRDGRAARALGKASGLAAYLRAVPVLEARGKLPLADGRPEAVRALAAHGLDLVAEARAAQGAVPRAARAALMAGVLAEPMLRRAVADPGRVKDGTLLPSEAKVRWTRLRAGLTGRI
- a CDS encoding class I SAM-dependent methyltransferase yields the protein MDWETFFAVHRGLPREGPGAPDDVAWACALAGLPEDASICDAGCGPGGDIDALLAAAPGARVVAVDRMASFVAEADARFAGDPRVSVMEGDLGALPGPFDMIWCAGALYFLGLQDGLAAMARALKPRGVLAFSEPCFFTEAPGAEARAFWEGYPARSAEGIAAAAGAAGFEVLGTRKVPDAGWEAYYRPMEARISALRPGADARLSEMLDLCAAEAATWRRVKGETGYLLCVARLT
- a CDS encoding alpha/beta hydrolase, with protein sequence MTRVLKAGRRAPVSGDTRSGVVFLHGYGANGADLLGLADPLGEHLPDTLFVAPDAPEACAGAPFGFQWFPIPWIDGSSEEEAAAGMMRAVDDLNAFLDALMVDEDLLPEQVCLFGFSQGTMMSLHVGPRREDAVAGIVGFSGRLLQPELLADEVQSMPPILLLHGDMDDVVPVDSLPAAAEALQGAGFEEVYAHIMKGTAHGIAPDGLSVALAFIRDKCGF
- the cimA gene encoding citramalate synthase is translated as MARERLYLYDTTLRDGQQTQGVQFSTAEKLKIAAALDALGVDHIEGGWPGANPTDSAFFEEVGQTRAVLTAFGMTKRAGRSAENDDVLAAVMNAGTPAVCLVGKTHDFHVTTALGITLEENVGNIAASVAHLVASGREALFDAEHFFDGYKANPSYALSCLRAALDAGARWVVLCDTNGGTLPTEIGRIVGGVIAAGVPGDRVGIHTHNDTETAVSGSLAAVEAGARQIQGTLNGLGERCGNANLTALIPTLLLKEPYASRYETGVSHEALEGLTRVSRMLDDVLNRVPLKQVAYVGASAFAHKAGLHASAILKDPTTYEHIDPALVGNRRVVPMSNQAGQSNLRRRLAEAGLEVAPGDPALARILELVKTREAEGYSYDTAQASFELLAREELGLLPEFFEVKRYRVTVERRKNKYNRMVSLSEAVVVVKVDGEKKLSVSESMDEEGNDRGPVNALSKALAKDLGSYQAYIDDMRLVDFKVRITQGGTEAVTRVIIDSEDSSGRRWATVGVSANIVDASFEALLDAVRWKLVRAGAA
- the cysS gene encoding cysteine--tRNA ligase, producing MADPNPDRLEIRLTNTRNRAKEVFVPIDPENVRMYVCGPTVYDRAHLGNARPVLVFDVLYRLLRHVYGADHVTYVRNFTDVDDKINATALARKEAGADGTLEDLIRERTEETISWYLKDMGELGALEPDRMPRATEYIAPMVAMIEGLIESGHAYAAEGHVLFRVRSYEAYGKLSGRSVDDMMAGARVEVAPYKEDPMDFVLWKPSSDELPGWDSPWGRGRPGWHIECSAMSYELFGSSFDIHGGGNDLMFPHHENEIAQSCCAHPEGDFAKVWMHNEMLQVEGRKMSKSLGNFFTVRDLLDQGVPGEVIRFVMLSTHYRKPMDWTAEKAREAKRKLAYWRALLKEAGVEGVDSTAADLGVVSDLAEDLNTKPALDKLGSIADYLKSALVSEKQRSSGDLNVPESSENSAELAKRLKSSANLLGLLQDELADWFEDQVFFDLSDFSSKLVNLRAEALAKVQEPGADKKECFRELDRFKSALLNAGVEVRMSKAGVELVPGPDFDPAKLEQV
- a CDS encoding MFS transporter — protein: MTTQTTAQPTDTRARRNVTVLVLAQAFLGAQMPMIFTIGGLAGQSLAPNPCYATLPISLIVLGSMLAATPVSAIMQKYGRRAGFFLGAGAGAVGGAIGAYGLLTASFTIFLLGSLVTGIYMSAQGFYRFAAADTASEDFRPKAISYVMAGGLASAVIGPQLVKFTADSYVIPFLGTYAGVIAINLIGACLFFFLDIPKPPVPAEDAPKGRTRWQLLTTPRIGVAVICAAVSYALMNLVMTSTPLAVVGCGYETGDAANVVTAHVLAMFAPSFFTGHLIARFGVERIMATGLVILAGAGAVGLSGVNLEQFFVALVLLGIGWNFGFIGATSMLSGAHEAHERGRMQGLNDLIVFGAVTFASLSSGGLMNCSGGSPVQGWMSVNLAMAPFLVLAGGALIWLWLRPKEEQPA
- a CDS encoding HNH endonuclease, encoding MDGDFRTTFVREPGALRHHPALVLNADYRPLSYYPLSLWTWQEAVKAKFLDRVDIVAEYDEVVRSPSMSIRIPSVVVLKDFVKPQKRVAFTRFNLFLRDEFRCQYCGTKAELTFDHVIPRARGGITSWENVVAACAPCNLRKGSRSLRQSGLSLRKVPRQPTAGELLNMGRRFPPNHLHDSWMDFLYWDAELEA
- a CDS encoding DNA-3-methyladenine glycosylase family protein; amino-acid sequence: MNDGVGRIIMGDACVAEGADWLAACEPRFAGALELTGPLPLRRRPDGFAQLLSAIVSQQVSVASARAIWARLEAAGMTSAAAVQGASDDDLKALGLSRQKVAYAQALASAGIDFDGLRDMPTDEVVKTLVAVKGIGVWTAEIYAMFSLGRADVFAPGDLALQEGARLLFDLDERPTERALRRMAEAWSPWRSVAARALWAYYHVCKQREGIA